Genomic window (Gemmatimonadaceae bacterium):
GCTTGTTGGCGGGGTTCACGAGCTTCATCTCGAACTTGTGCTTGTCCCACTTCCCGCTCAGCGGGCCGTCGGGGATGTTCGACTTGAGTTCCATCAGCGTGCGCCTCCCGTCGTGAGCGAGGCAACCGGGGTGGCGGCGGCGTTCGCCGCCCGTACGGTCGGGGATTCGTCCATCACCGGCGTATCATCGGTGAACATGCCGAGGGCCGCGCCGATGGGCACGGCCGCGAATCCGATCGCCACCACGACGGCGATGACGATCGCCAGGTTGCGATGGAGGGGATTGGCCGAGGGGCGTCGCGCCCCCAGCGTGCGCAGCGATGCCCACGCGCCGTGGAACAGGTGCAACCCGAGCGAGGCCATCGCCAGGAGGTAGAAGGCCACCGCCCAGGGGCGCGAGAAGCCGCTGCGCAGGTTGTTGTACGGGTCGAGGTGACGGAAGCCCGGGACGCCCAGGCCGAACGTCATGTCGGCGATATGGAAGACGATGAAGGCCAGGAGGATGACGCCGCCCACGCGCATGGTGCGCGAGGCGAGCGTGGCCACCTGCGCCTTCTTGCTGCCGTAGGGAACCGGGCGCGCCGCACGGTTGCGCGCCGTCAGCTGCAGAGCCGCCGTCACGTGCAAGGCGACCGCGGTCACCAGCGCCCCGCGGATGAGCCAGAGAAGGCCGCCGGTCTTGCGCAGGAGGAGGGCGTAGTCGTGCATGGCCTGCGCCGCGCCCGTCCCCTTGAACATCTGGAGGTTGCCGGCCATGTGGCCAACGACGAAGCCGATCCCGATGATCCCGGTCACGGCCATCACGACCTTCTTGCCGACGCTGGAATCCCAGAAGCGTTTCACGCGACTCGCCGATACCCGCTCGCCGCTACTCGCCGGCATCGCTGCTGTTGCCATGGGGCACGAGGTGTAGGGGGAAGGAAGGAGTGGGGAGGCAAACGGGGCGCGCAATCCGCGCGCCCCGTGCACGTCCTCGGTCAGGCGAGCTTGGCCATCGGCTCTCGCACGGCGTCCGCGCTCTTGCCTAACGCCACGCGCTCGGCGCTCGTGAGTTCGACCTCGATCACCTGCTCCAGCCCCTTGCGCCCAAGCTTGCACGGCACGCCAAGGAAGAGCCCCGACATCCCGTACTCGCCCTCGAGCCACGCGGCGCACGGCAGGATGCGCTTCTGGTCCTGCACGATGGCCTCCACCATCTGCACCGCCCCGGCCGACGGGGCGTAGTACGCCGAGCCGGTCTTGAGGTAGGACACGATCTCCGCGCCGCCGTTGCGCGTGCGGTCCACGATCTTGTCGAGGACGTCGCGCGCCATCAGCTGCGTGATGGGGATGCCGCTGACCGTCGTGTACGAGATGAGCGGGACCATCGTGTCGCCGTGCCCACCCAGCACCATGGCCTGGATGTCACGCACCGAAATGTCGAGCGCCTCGGCCAGGAATGCACGATAACGCGCCGTGTCCAGCACCCCCGCCATCCCCAGCACGCGCTCGCGCGGGAAGCCCGACGCCTTCTTGGCCACGTGGCACATCACGTCGAGCGGGTTCGAGACGATGATGAGGATCGCGTTAGGCGAGGTGCGCGCCACGCTCTCCGCCACCGACTTCACGATCCCCGCGTTCGTGTTCATGAGGTCATCGCGCGACATCCCCGGCTTGCGGGCAATGCCGGCGGTGATCACCACGATGTCGGAGTCGACCGTCTCGTCGTACCCGTTGGTCCCGACGATGCGCGTGTCGTACAGCTCGATGGGCGCCGACTGCCATTGGTCGAGCCCCTTGCCCTGCGGAATGCCCTCGGCGATGTCCACGAGGACGACCTGCTTGGCGAGTTCCTTTTCGGCCAGTCGCTGCGCGGCGGTTGCACCCACATTGCCAGCGCCGACGACCGTGATCTTGTTGACCATGTATCGGATCGTGTGAAAGGATCGGTGAACGGATGAATCCAAGCTAGCCCGCGCGCTCCGCCCCTTCAACGCCCTCATCCGCACCCCCGCCCACCGCCCCTCTCCCGCCCCTCGCCGGCTACCCGCCCACCTGCGACAACGCGCGCAAGCCGCCCACCTGCATCTGCAGCAACTGATGCTCCTTGGGCTTCTCGGCCAGCGCCTGCCGGAAGAGCGGCTCCAGCGCCTCGCCGCGACGCAACGGATCGCGCAGGTTCACCTCGTGGTCGCCGTACAGGCACGTCCGCAGCCGGCCATCTGCCGTTAGGCGCACCCGGTTGCACGCGCCGCAGTAGGTGTGCGTCATCGGCGTGATCACCCCCACCGTCCCCGGCGACCCGTTGATCCGGTAGTACTGCGCGGGGCCGTTGCCGCGAGGGCCCGCGTCGCTCGTTAGGGGACCCAGCGCCGAGAGGCGCTGCAGGATTTCCTCGCTGGGCACCACGTGCTCCCACGTGAGCTCCCGCATGTCGCCCACCGGCATCAGCTCGATGAAGCGCACGTGCCACGGATGGTCGAGCGCCAGGCGCGCGAAGTCCACGACCTCGTCGTCGTTGATCCCCCGCATGACGACCATGTTGATCTTGATGGGCGAGAGCCCCGCCGCCTCCGCCGCACGCGCCGCGTCCACCGGCGAGAGTCCGAG
Coding sequences:
- a CDS encoding succinate dehydrogenase cytochrome b subunit — encoded protein: MATAAMPASSGERVSASRVKRFWDSSVGKKVVMAVTGIIGIGFVVGHMAGNLQMFKGTGAAQAMHDYALLLRKTGGLLWLIRGALVTAVALHVTAALQLTARNRAARPVPYGSKKAQVATLASRTMRVGGVILLAFIVFHIADMTFGLGVPGFRHLDPYNNLRSGFSRPWAVAFYLLAMASLGLHLFHGAWASLRTLGARRPSANPLHRNLAIVIAVVVAIGFAAVPIGAALGMFTDDTPVMDESPTVRAANAAATPVASLTTGGAR
- the mdh gene encoding malate dehydrogenase; amino-acid sequence: MVNKITVVGAGNVGATAAQRLAEKELAKQVVLVDIAEGIPQGKGLDQWQSAPIELYDTRIVGTNGYDETVDSDIVVITAGIARKPGMSRDDLMNTNAGIVKSVAESVARTSPNAILIIVSNPLDVMCHVAKKASGFPRERVLGMAGVLDTARYRAFLAEALDISVRDIQAMVLGGHGDTMVPLISYTTVSGIPITQLMARDVLDKIVDRTRNGGAEIVSYLKTGSAYYAPSAGAVQMVEAIVQDQKRILPCAAWLEGEYGMSGLFLGVPCKLGRKGLEQVIEVELTSAERVALGKSADAVREPMAKLA
- the moaA gene encoding GTP 3',8-cyclase MoaA, coding for MSGLVLQDQFGRGIEYLRISVTDRCNFRCLYCMPLEGLEWLPKRDILSYEEIAEVVRQLAPLGLRRLRITGGEPTIRPELPTLVGMLKAVPHIEDIALSTNGVRLPQLAPALAAAGLDRVNMSADSLQEARIAAIARRNLGLSPVDAARAAEAAGLSPIKINMVVMRGINDDEVVDFARLALDHPWHVRFIELMPVGDMRELTWEHVVPSEEILQRLSALGPLTSDAGPRGNGPAQYYRINGSPGTVGVITPMTHTYCGACNRVRLTADGRLRTCLYGDHEVNLRDPLRRGEALEPLFRQALAEKPKEHQLLQMQVGGLRALSQVGG